A section of the Spirosoma pollinicola genome encodes:
- a CDS encoding TlpA family protein disulfide reductase, which translates to MFFRMILFSAWLASHSLHAQLTLSGQIEGTKPGASVSVNVPYDCYYYPQNSVPVSLDAKGHFSTRLTLTKAQIIFLDYAGKRLYLYAQPGRSVSLTAHAQSWPGTVRFSGELGAENAFRQRLGLTMNQLGKPTWNDSLSDPQLILRALQTQQQTGLSLLKQQPKKGSLAFQQMTQADITYFAVSKLWDLIWQNGVWTQKNKSVYDRSAWQQTLITAYQRVDLSNPLALSSYAYQQIITYYPRYLQHQASTKDEFVPIAERVFGKPFAQINQEMKQKGERYWVYSALQYGLQGRALERALASFLINGIEQGDLAYQLEAYTDFKQRFPQSPYLPDVQQYMKPYLASIDPAANPQADIQLLANSARFVNLDSLLATHRGRVVYVDIWGSWCGPCRQEFTYNRALKERFKNKPVDFVYVAVEHGAQPEKRWREAIHFYGITGQHVLAGSDLEAYLRGLYPEQDNLRFPSYILVDALGRITTVEANRPSQKEALYHQIESLL; encoded by the coding sequence ATGTTTTTCCGAATGATCTTGTTTTCCGCTTGGCTAGCTAGCCACTCCCTTCACGCCCAGCTGACCCTCTCCGGCCAGATTGAGGGAACCAAACCCGGTGCTTCGGTATCAGTCAATGTTCCCTACGACTGCTACTATTATCCGCAGAACTCAGTCCCGGTTTCGCTTGACGCGAAGGGTCATTTTTCAACTCGGCTCACCCTGACCAAAGCGCAGATTATCTTCTTAGACTATGCGGGGAAGCGTCTTTACCTCTACGCCCAGCCAGGTCGATCGGTTTCGCTGACGGCTCACGCGCAGAGCTGGCCTGGGACCGTGCGATTTAGCGGTGAACTCGGGGCTGAAAATGCGTTCCGTCAGCGATTGGGCCTGACGATGAATCAACTCGGAAAACCAACCTGGAATGATTCACTGTCCGATCCACAACTGATTCTTCGGGCCTTGCAAACCCAGCAGCAAACCGGACTTTCCTTGTTGAAACAACAACCGAAGAAGGGGTCGCTCGCCTTTCAACAAATGACTCAAGCCGACATTACCTACTTTGCCGTCAGTAAACTCTGGGACTTGATTTGGCAAAATGGCGTGTGGACCCAAAAAAATAAGTCGGTGTATGACCGTAGCGCCTGGCAGCAAACCTTGATCACGGCCTACCAACGGGTCGATCTGTCGAATCCACTTGCCTTGAGCAGTTATGCTTATCAACAAATCATCACCTATTATCCCCGCTACCTGCAACATCAAGCCAGCACCAAAGACGAATTTGTTCCCATTGCCGAACGCGTTTTTGGCAAACCCTTTGCCCAAATTAATCAAGAGATGAAACAAAAAGGGGAGCGCTACTGGGTGTACAGCGCCCTCCAGTATGGGTTGCAAGGACGGGCTTTAGAACGGGCGCTGGCTTCGTTCTTAATTAATGGCATTGAGCAGGGTGACTTAGCCTACCAGCTGGAAGCCTACACCGATTTCAAACAGCGCTTCCCTCAAAGTCCTTACCTGCCCGATGTGCAGCAGTACATGAAGCCCTACCTGGCCAGTATTGACCCGGCTGCTAATCCGCAAGCCGATATTCAATTACTGGCCAATTCGGCGCGATTCGTAAACCTGGATTCATTGCTGGCCACCCATCGGGGCCGCGTGGTGTACGTGGATATTTGGGGCAGTTGGTGTGGCCCCTGCCGACAAGAGTTTACCTACAACCGCGCCTTGAAAGAACGCTTCAAGAACAAGCCGGTTGACTTTGTCTATGTGGCCGTTGAACACGGGGCTCAACCCGAAAAGCGGTGGCGGGAGGCGATTCATTTTTATGGGATAACGGGCCAGCATGTGTTAGCGGGTTCCGACTTGGAAGCCTATCTTCGTGGTCTGTATCCCGAGCAGGATAATCTCCGCTTCCCCTCGTATATCTTAGTGGATGCCTTGGGCCGAATCACGACGGTAGAAGCCAACCGCCCCTCCCAGAAAGAGGCGTTATATCACCAAATCGAATCGTTGTTGTGA
- a CDS encoding LytR/AlgR family response regulator transcription factor has translation MNTAAVHSLRCIAVDDEPIGLRIIESHGAKVPYLALVGSFLSATEALAYMQGHPVDLLFIDIQMPDLSGLELVRLLPEPVVVIFTTAHAGYALEGFEVAALDYLLKPISLSRFLQVSSRALEKVTAQKRVNESVQGVAAAELFVKTGYDWSRVNLADLLYIEADDNYLTFVELGKQTLSRMSLSEVLAKLPVGEYLRIHKSYVIALTKVDKVERHQVSLGDKRLPVSASYRDDLLRRLAK, from the coding sequence GTGAATACAGCTGCCGTCCATTCCCTCCGTTGTATCGCGGTCGATGATGAGCCGATTGGGCTGCGTATCATCGAATCCCATGGGGCCAAAGTACCCTATTTAGCGTTAGTGGGTAGTTTCCTGAGCGCAACTGAAGCCTTGGCATATATGCAGGGTCATCCTGTTGATCTTTTATTTATCGACATTCAGATGCCGGACTTGTCGGGCCTGGAACTGGTCCGCTTATTGCCCGAGCCAGTGGTCGTCATATTTACCACGGCTCATGCGGGTTATGCACTAGAAGGTTTCGAGGTAGCAGCCCTGGATTATTTATTGAAGCCCATCAGTCTAAGCCGCTTTTTGCAAGTGAGCAGCCGGGCCTTAGAGAAAGTCACCGCCCAGAAGCGGGTCAATGAATCGGTTCAGGGTGTGGCTGCGGCTGAGTTGTTTGTCAAAACTGGGTACGACTGGAGCCGGGTTAATCTAGCCGATCTGCTGTACATTGAAGCCGATGACAATTATCTAACCTTTGTTGAGTTGGGTAAGCAAACGTTGAGCCGCATGAGCCTATCGGAGGTGCTGGCCAAGCTACCGGTCGGCGAGTACCTCCGCATTCATAAGTCGTATGTCATTGCGCTGACTAAAGTCGATAAAGTGGAGCGGCATCAAGTGAGCCTGGGGGACAAGCGGCTTCCGGTCTCGGCCAGCTACCGGGATGATCTACTGCGACGATTGGCCAAATAG
- a CDS encoding bestrophin-like domain, producing MYWMYNLPTWGLALLIVTFFVVLALLGLTFTHQRLHQSGAADSIDNGTVGWFFSAVSLLYGLLLGLLTVAAWGSYNQATIIASQEASASAELYRDLAAYPDTTRDAMRKQIKAYVTVIISQTWPAQRRGLLPDSETVVLNQFQKRLLNQRGLTPEQLVVHSETIRAFNGLIDLRRQRQEALTAGVPAVLWLVVLLGAVATIGFSYCFVVTSYRLHALLTGILAGMVGLLVFLLVALDHPYWGEVSVSPDAYQGVLRTLMSQ from the coding sequence ATGTACTGGATGTACAACTTGCCCACCTGGGGCCTCGCTTTACTGATCGTAACTTTCTTTGTGGTCCTGGCCCTGCTGGGACTCACCTTTACCCACCAACGTCTGCATCAAAGCGGTGCCGCCGACTCGATTGATAATGGGACCGTAGGTTGGTTCTTCTCGGCCGTCTCACTACTCTACGGGCTGCTGCTGGGTCTGCTAACCGTGGCCGCCTGGGGAAGTTATAATCAGGCCACCATCATTGCTTCCCAGGAGGCCTCCGCTTCAGCCGAGCTCTACCGGGACTTGGCTGCTTACCCCGACACCACCCGGGATGCTATGCGTAAACAAATCAAGGCTTATGTAACAGTTATTATCAGCCAAACCTGGCCCGCCCAGCGCCGGGGCCTATTGCCCGACTCCGAAACGGTGGTCTTGAATCAGTTCCAAAAACGCTTACTCAACCAACGGGGGCTAACCCCAGAACAACTTGTGGTACATAGCGAAACCATTCGGGCTTTCAATGGTCTGATCGATTTACGACGCCAACGCCAAGAAGCGCTCACCGCTGGGGTACCAGCGGTGCTGTGGCTAGTCGTCCTGTTAGGTGCTGTGGCCACCATTGGCTTCTCTTACTGTTTTGTGGTAACCAGTTACCGGCTCCATGCCTTATTGACGGGAATATTAGCAGGCATGGTGGGACTATTAGTGTTTCTATTAGTGGCCCTGGATCACCCCTACTGGGGTGAGGTCAGTGTCTCGCCGGATGCTTATCAAGGAGTGTTACGTACGCTGATGAGTCAATAA